Proteins found in one Desulfatirhabdium butyrativorans DSM 18734 genomic segment:
- a CDS encoding sodium:solute symporter family protein, whose product MSAATWVYILLGLYIVYSFYEGMKGYFKEKTSAGYAIGGRSVPFIAFLMAATAASFSGWTFIGHPGLIWRDGLAYAFASFYVLTIPITGTFFAKRQWLLGKRYGFVTPGDMYAYYFNSEALRWLVVLTAVLYSVFYSAVQMMAAGALFNIITGVDFLTGALFLAFIVWFYVVTGGMKAGAWVGVLQFVLLVGGIIAMGYYVIIHPEFGGWSGFSAKLAKLDQKFLTVPEVITWGLGKKGAASWTSVMILTYMFSLMGIQSSPAFTMTFFGIKSPKPLAWQQTFMSTFVVGFALFYFTALQGMGAKVLEVAGVAAFQGLNDRVVVPTLMHNFLPPFMVGFVFMGAIAAIHSTAAPYINTGGSILLRDIYWRIIRKQEASDSEQIWVNRILTTVLTIAALYVGINSKAALVILGALATAFGFVMYVLLVGVCWGFKFPRVGAVLGVAAGMIAVYLTYAVWPNPLSMHCAFWGTFVGLVVAYLCKGLGIKDDQETISRQAEIRQWLDSVDAPTESQKKWQSAMKFVVPIWYFFAIGPACIWGNSAFSFAGFPPLWSWQIFWWTMGIVMMWALTFKAGLSTTNEVQLARAEKEQMLVVKE is encoded by the coding sequence ATGAGTGCGGCAACATGGGTATATATTCTGTTGGGACTCTACATTGTTTATTCTTTTTACGAAGGGATGAAGGGGTATTTCAAGGAAAAGACATCAGCCGGCTATGCCATTGGCGGCAGGTCTGTGCCTTTCATCGCATTTCTGATGGCGGCTACAGCGGCCTCCTTCAGCGGCTGGACCTTCATCGGCCATCCCGGTCTGATCTGGCGGGACGGTCTTGCCTATGCATTCGCTTCGTTCTACGTTCTGACCATTCCCATCACCGGTACGTTTTTCGCCAAACGGCAGTGGCTGCTCGGCAAACGCTACGGCTTTGTCACCCCGGGTGACATGTACGCCTACTACTTCAACAGTGAAGCGCTCCGATGGCTCGTCGTGCTGACGGCAGTGCTTTACTCCGTTTTCTATTCCGCAGTGCAGATGATGGCGGCCGGTGCGCTATTCAACATCATTACCGGTGTTGACTTTCTCACCGGCGCCCTTTTTCTGGCCTTCATCGTATGGTTTTATGTTGTTACCGGAGGCATGAAAGCTGGCGCGTGGGTCGGCGTCCTCCAGTTCGTTCTTCTGGTTGGCGGCATCATTGCCATGGGCTATTATGTCATCATTCATCCCGAATTTGGCGGATGGAGCGGGTTTAGCGCCAAGCTGGCCAAACTCGACCAAAAATTCCTGACAGTGCCGGAAGTCATCACATGGGGTCTTGGAAAGAAAGGGGCCGCCTCCTGGACTTCCGTCATGATCCTGACCTACATGTTCTCCCTGATGGGCATCCAGTCTTCGCCCGCCTTCACGATGACCTTCTTCGGGATCAAATCCCCAAAGCCTCTGGCATGGCAGCAGACATTCATGTCCACCTTCGTGGTCGGCTTCGCGCTCTTCTATTTTACAGCCCTTCAGGGCATGGGCGCGAAAGTTCTGGAAGTGGCAGGCGTCGCGGCTTTTCAGGGCTTGAATGACCGAGTTGTCGTTCCAACCCTGATGCACAATTTCCTGCCGCCGTTCATGGTCGGCTTCGTCTTCATGGGCGCCATCGCAGCCATCCATTCCACTGCAGCACCCTACATCAACACGGGTGGCTCCATCCTGCTTCGGGATATTTACTGGCGCATCATCCGCAAACAGGAAGCCAGTGATTCCGAGCAGATTTGGGTAAACCGGATTCTGACGACCGTTTTGACCATTGCAGCCCTCTATGTCGGCATCAATTCGAAGGCGGCTCTGGTCATTCTGGGCGCCTTGGCCACGGCCTTCGGATTCGTCATGTATGTCCTTCTGGTGGGTGTGTGCTGGGGATTCAAGTTCCCGAGAGTTGGCGCCGTTCTGGGCGTTGCCGCAGGAATGATCGCCGTGTATCTGACCTATGCCGTATGGCCAAACCCCTTGTCCATGCACTGCGCCTTCTGGGGAACTTTCGTTGGCCTGGTGGTTGCCTATCTCTGCAAGGGCCTCGGCATCAAGGACGATCAGGAGACCATCAGCCGGCAGGCCGAAATCCGGCAATGGCTGGACAGTGTGGATGCACCGACCGAATCCCAGAAAAAATGGCAAAGCGCCATGAAGTTCGTCGTGCCCATCTGGTATTTCTTCGCCATTGGCCCTGCCTGTATCTGGGGAAACTCCGCATTTTCCTTCGCAGGCTTTCCGCCGCTGTGGTCCTGGCAGATTTTCTGGTGGACAATGGGTATCGTCATGATGTGGGCCTTGACATTCAAGGCGGGATTGTCTACGACAAATGAAGTACAATTGGCGCGGGCTGAGAAGGAACAGATGCTCGTCGTCAAGGAATGA
- a CDS encoding propionyl-CoA synthetase: MTNPYVEAYTQSIQDPNGFWAGPAADCHWYKKWDKVLDDSNKPFYRWFTGGIVNTCYNALDFHIENGRGNQAAMIYDSPVTNTIKTFTYSELRDTVARFAGVLVNQGVQKGDRVVIYMPMIPEAAIAMLACARIGAVHSVVFGGFAANELATRINDAKPRVMVSASCGIEVSRVIPYKPLLDGAIELASFKPEKCIIYQRPMVKAEMIAGRDIDWNEAMAAAKPQECVPVAATDPLYILYTSGTTGVPKGVVRDNGGHMVALKWTMKAIYNVDAGDVYWAASDVGWVVGHSYIVYGPLLKGCTTILFEGKPVGTPDAGVFWRVISQHKVKALFTAPTAFRAIKREDPDGKLMKDYDLSCFQTLFLAGERLDPDTLNWAQSRLNKPVIDHWWQTETGWAIAANCMGLHHYPVKPGSPTKPAPGWNLQVVDPNCNQVKPGEIGALVVKLPLPPGTLPTLWNNDQGYIKSYLEEFPGYYKTADAGYIDDEGYVFVMSRTDDIINVAGHRLSTGAMEEILSDHQDVAECAVLGVEDALKGQVPVGFIVLKAGVTRDPQLIVKEVVQMVRDRIGAVASFRTATVVKRLPKTRSGKILRGTIQKIADNKEYKMPATIDDPAILGEIEDALVKIGYAKGRK, encoded by the coding sequence ATGACCAACCCGTATGTAGAGGCCTACACGCAATCGATTCAAGATCCCAATGGTTTCTGGGCCGGACCGGCTGCGGACTGTCACTGGTACAAGAAGTGGGACAAAGTACTGGACGACTCCAACAAGCCCTTTTATCGCTGGTTTACCGGTGGTATCGTGAACACCTGTTACAATGCCCTGGATTTCCACATCGAAAACGGACGCGGGAATCAGGCCGCAATGATCTACGACAGCCCGGTGACCAATACGATCAAGACCTTCACCTACTCGGAATTGCGCGATACCGTCGCCCGGTTTGCCGGTGTGCTGGTCAACCAGGGTGTTCAAAAAGGGGACCGGGTCGTCATCTACATGCCCATGATTCCTGAAGCCGCCATTGCCATGCTGGCCTGCGCCCGGATCGGCGCCGTGCATTCGGTGGTCTTCGGCGGGTTTGCGGCGAACGAGCTGGCCACCCGGATAAACGATGCCAAGCCCAGGGTCATGGTTTCGGCCTCCTGCGGCATCGAAGTCAGCCGGGTAATTCCCTACAAGCCGCTTCTGGATGGCGCCATCGAGCTGGCTTCCTTCAAGCCGGAAAAGTGCATCATTTATCAGCGGCCGATGGTCAAGGCCGAGATGATTGCGGGCAGGGACATCGACTGGAACGAAGCCATGGCTGCGGCAAAGCCGCAGGAATGTGTTCCCGTGGCAGCCACCGATCCGCTCTACATTCTCTATACGTCCGGAACGACCGGCGTTCCCAAAGGCGTTGTGCGCGACAACGGCGGGCACATGGTGGCGCTCAAGTGGACCATGAAAGCCATCTACAATGTGGATGCGGGTGACGTGTACTGGGCCGCATCGGACGTCGGCTGGGTCGTCGGGCACTCCTACATTGTTTACGGCCCCCTGCTCAAGGGATGCACCACCATCCTGTTCGAAGGGAAACCCGTTGGCACACCCGATGCCGGCGTGTTCTGGCGGGTCATCTCCCAGCACAAGGTCAAAGCCCTCTTCACGGCGCCAACGGCATTCCGGGCCATCAAACGGGAAGACCCGGATGGAAAGCTCATGAAAGACTACGATCTTTCCTGTTTTCAAACCCTGTTCCTGGCCGGGGAGCGCCTCGACCCAGACACCTTGAACTGGGCCCAGTCCCGTCTGAACAAGCCTGTCATCGATCACTGGTGGCAGACCGAAACCGGATGGGCCATTGCAGCCAATTGCATGGGGTTGCATCATTATCCGGTGAAGCCAGGCTCCCCCACCAAGCCTGCTCCAGGCTGGAACCTGCAGGTGGTCGATCCCAACTGCAACCAGGTCAAACCGGGGGAAATCGGCGCTCTCGTCGTCAAACTCCCGCTGCCTCCGGGGACACTGCCCACCCTGTGGAACAACGATCAGGGATACATCAAATCGTATCTCGAAGAATTTCCGGGTTACTATAAAACGGCCGATGCCGGATATATCGATGATGAAGGCTATGTCTTCGTCATGTCCCGGACCGATGACATCATCAACGTCGCCGGGCACAGGCTCTCGACGGGCGCGATGGAGGAGATCCTCTCCGATCATCAGGATGTGGCGGAGTGCGCCGTTTTGGGCGTGGAAGATGCGCTCAAAGGCCAGGTGCCGGTCGGTTTTATCGTGCTCAAGGCCGGTGTGACAAGGGATCCGCAGTTGATCGTCAAGGAAGTGGTGCAGATGGTGCGGGATCGCATCGGCGCGGTTGCTTCCTTCAGGACGGCTACCGTCGTCAAGCGTCTTCCCAAGACCCGCTCCGGCAAGATTCTGCGTGGCACCATCCAGAAGATTGCCGACAACAAGGAATACAAGATGCCTGCAACGATCGACGATCCGGCCATTCTCGGAGAAATCGAAGATGCTTTGGTCAAGATCGGGTATGCCAAAGGCAGGAAATAG
- a CDS encoding exonuclease domain-containing protein produces the protein MDSHKKFWLFVLLSACVSVAVVVTLGSLFWSKFTPDEQHQMIELVHRNMVYIVAIIAMFFGGWIVWLDAVLYTYVLPTVQIADETLIILTVNPSHRIKTDASRDMMRLAALINEGADRYEAMARSVEERVKEANEALKFERNILASVIEHLPEAMVICNASGMIVLYNQKAQQTLTVREPLETGRVAETLSGPFLGLGRHIGSVIDPRKIEAAMAEIAENLQAGKEAVSFFSIQGVADQLLNVEMAPIIASQRQIVGYILTCLDVNEAVSLEARRTAMQLFSVFRSDMERLKTSVETLLSVCRAAASQKSDLVLAIESNIAKLDGMIDASLCEYTEFQDVCPITLTSSSRPEFYDFDLFNRPDPGIDLGHQLLTNIVYTVFDTETTGLNPATDEIISIGAVRIVNNKIVQDDLFSMLVDPRREVSEASIRVHGIRPEMLKGQPTIEAVLAHFQRYADNTVLVGHNVAFDMRMFQVKEPVTGIRFTQPVLDTMFLSAILHPAHRYHSIEAISNRLGICIRGRHTALGDAMATAEIFLKFLPLLARMNILTLNDAIEASKKSDYAKVRY, from the coding sequence TTGGATTCCCACAAGAAATTCTGGCTCTTTGTTCTGCTGTCCGCATGCGTGAGTGTCGCCGTCGTCGTTACGCTGGGCTCCCTGTTCTGGAGCAAGTTTACCCCTGACGAGCAGCACCAGATGATCGAGCTTGTCCACCGGAACATGGTTTACATCGTGGCCATCATCGCCATGTTTTTTGGAGGCTGGATCGTGTGGCTGGATGCCGTGCTCTATACCTATGTGCTGCCTACCGTCCAGATAGCCGACGAAACCTTGATCATTCTGACGGTCAACCCGAGCCACCGGATCAAGACCGATGCCAGCCGGGACATGATGCGGCTTGCCGCCCTGATCAACGAAGGGGCGGATCGGTACGAAGCCATGGCGCGAAGCGTGGAAGAGCGGGTGAAAGAGGCCAACGAAGCCCTGAAGTTCGAGCGCAATATTCTGGCCTCCGTCATCGAACACCTGCCGGAAGCCATGGTGATCTGCAACGCATCGGGAATGATCGTGCTTTACAACCAGAAGGCCCAGCAGACCTTGACTGTCCGGGAGCCGCTCGAAACCGGGCGTGTGGCGGAAACCTTGTCCGGACCGTTTTTGGGATTGGGAAGACATATCGGCAGCGTGATCGATCCCCGGAAAATCGAAGCGGCCATGGCGGAAATCGCAGAGAACCTGCAAGCAGGCAAGGAAGCCGTCTCTTTCTTTTCGATTCAAGGTGTCGCGGATCAACTGCTCAATGTCGAAATGGCGCCGATCATCGCATCCCAGCGTCAAATCGTCGGTTATATCCTGACCTGCCTGGATGTGAATGAAGCCGTGAGCCTGGAAGCCCGGCGAACAGCGATGCAACTGTTTTCGGTTTTCAGAAGCGACATGGAACGGTTGAAAACCTCGGTCGAAACGCTTCTGTCGGTGTGCCGGGCTGCGGCTTCCCAAAAGAGCGATCTGGTGTTGGCCATCGAGTCCAATATCGCCAAACTCGATGGCATGATCGATGCCTCGCTCTGCGAATATACCGAATTTCAGGATGTCTGCCCAATTACCCTCACGTCCAGCTCCAGACCGGAGTTCTACGATTTCGATCTCTTCAACCGCCCCGATCCCGGCATCGATCTCGGTCACCAATTGCTGACCAACATCGTTTACACGGTCTTCGATACGGAAACGACCGGTCTCAATCCGGCAACAGACGAAATCATTTCGATCGGGGCCGTGCGTATCGTCAACAACAAGATTGTCCAGGATGATCTGTTTTCCATGCTGGTCGATCCGAGGCGGGAAGTGAGCGAGGCATCCATCCGGGTGCACGGTATCCGGCCCGAAATGCTCAAAGGCCAACCCACCATCGAAGCGGTATTGGCGCATTTTCAGCGTTACGCAGACAATACCGTGCTGGTCGGGCACAATGTGGCCTTCGACATGCGCATGTTTCAGGTCAAGGAGCCGGTGACCGGCATCCGTTTCACCCAGCCGGTGCTCGATACGATGTTTCTATCGGCCATTTTGCATCCCGCACACCGCTACCACAGTATCGAGGCCATTTCGAACCGGCTGGGCATCTGCATCCGGGGCAGGCATACGGCCCTGGGTGACGCCATGGCCACGGCCGAAATCTTCCTGAAATTTCTGCCCCTTCTGGCCAGAATGAACATTCTCACGTTAAACGATGCCATCGAGGCTTCCAAAAAATCGGACTACGCCAAGGTGCGATATTAG
- a CDS encoding DUF294 nucleotidyltransferase-like domain-containing protein, translating into MGTSFFSTASEVSALNSLSREAIDRLRQSPPFSMIPDDAFQQLIPDIRIEEIPKGTILFLQGRSPVPSLYMVRSGALALKDDDEAEGGIGRVLQEGDVYGGISILMNGGISLKTVKVIQNSSLYALPAEQFRQMCSLYPDLRQHFVDLYTRGIVDGAYGLMVSKDLARDFLLGIEPFSFLPESEVDAIAGELSIVYHRKDHVLFIQGVSRVEALHILQKGAAQRYIEENNQTILKEIIGEGSIFGGISMLLNDGIAIRSLKTIEDCFFYILSRQRFFDLCRRFDTFSEYFTDTFGKRMLDRSYAAIVAQTLKPKEESLQFLNTTIEGIYQEKPIYCLDTMSIRAAAELMTIHRCSSILIREDDGPFVGIVTDNDLRGKVVAKGVDPMQPVTSIMSSPLKTVPQKALIFEALMTMIQENKKHLAVVDANDTVVGILTDKDILASQGESPLFLIREIQAATRIEALARLHERVPHVVQHLIQSGAKAKNITRLITTISDTILMKLLDMAMEEVGRPPCRFAFMVLGSEGRKEQTLKTDQDNAIIYEDLPQGGKADDIHAYFLSLGETVCNWLDQVGYSLCKGDVMAKNPRWCQPASVWKQYFTDWTLHAEPKDLLDASIFFDFRFAYGDAELVDDLRHFLIERLLGWAGFFRHLTENALYFRPPLGFFRNFLVESKGVHRDAFDIKSAMMPIVDIARIYALKYGIRETNTQERLYQLYLKKKFKWDTYSEIEHAYSFLMQLRFARQIQAILNENQPPDNYITPKKLTRIEQTMLKEIFVRIESIQKQTSFEFTGS; encoded by the coding sequence ATGGGAACCTCTTTTTTTTCGACCGCATCTGAAGTATCGGCATTGAACAGCCTTTCGCGGGAGGCCATCGATCGCCTCCGGCAATCCCCCCCGTTTTCGATGATTCCGGATGATGCCTTTCAACAATTGATTCCGGACATCCGGATCGAAGAGATTCCCAAGGGAACCATTCTCTTTCTGCAGGGCCGATCCCCTGTGCCCAGTCTTTACATGGTTCGCAGCGGCGCACTGGCCCTGAAAGACGATGACGAGGCGGAAGGCGGCATTGGAAGAGTTCTTCAAGAAGGGGATGTCTATGGCGGCATCTCCATCCTGATGAACGGCGGCATTTCGCTCAAGACCGTCAAGGTCATCCAGAACAGCTCCCTGTATGCGCTGCCTGCCGAGCAGTTCCGGCAAATGTGTTCTCTGTACCCGGATCTCAGGCAGCATTTCGTCGATCTGTACACCCGGGGCATTGTGGATGGCGCCTATGGTCTCATGGTATCCAAAGACCTGGCGCGGGACTTTCTGCTGGGGATCGAGCCCTTTTCCTTCCTTCCGGAATCGGAAGTGGATGCCATCGCTGGGGAGCTTTCCATCGTGTATCATCGGAAAGACCATGTCCTGTTCATCCAGGGCGTATCCCGTGTCGAGGCACTGCATATCCTGCAGAAAGGAGCCGCTCAGCGCTATATCGAGGAGAACAACCAAACGATCCTGAAGGAAATCATCGGAGAGGGCAGCATCTTCGGGGGAATTTCCATGCTTCTCAACGACGGTATCGCCATTCGTTCGCTGAAAACCATCGAGGATTGTTTCTTTTATATTCTGAGCAGGCAGCGCTTTTTCGATCTGTGCCGCAGATTCGACACCTTCAGCGAATATTTCACCGACACCTTCGGCAAGCGGATGCTGGATCGTTCGTATGCCGCCATCGTCGCTCAAACCCTCAAACCGAAGGAAGAGTCCCTGCAGTTTCTGAACACCACCATCGAGGGCATCTACCAGGAAAAACCCATCTATTGTCTGGATACGATGAGTATCCGCGCCGCAGCGGAACTCATGACCATCCATCGATGCAGCAGCATCCTGATCCGAGAAGACGACGGACCATTTGTGGGGATCGTCACGGACAACGATCTTCGGGGCAAGGTTGTGGCAAAAGGCGTGGACCCGATGCAGCCGGTGACCTCGATCATGTCTTCCCCGCTCAAGACCGTTCCGCAAAAGGCACTGATATTCGAGGCGCTGATGACCATGATCCAGGAAAACAAGAAGCATCTGGCTGTCGTGGATGCAAACGATACGGTTGTCGGTATCCTGACGGACAAGGACATCCTCGCATCCCAGGGAGAATCCCCGCTGTTTCTGATCCGGGAAATCCAGGCCGCAACGCGCATCGAAGCGCTGGCCCGTCTGCACGAGCGGGTGCCCCATGTGGTGCAGCACCTGATTCAGAGTGGCGCCAAGGCCAAGAACATCACCCGGCTCATCACCACCATTTCGGATACGATCCTGATGAAGCTGCTCGATATGGCCATGGAGGAAGTGGGTCGCCCGCCCTGCCGGTTCGCCTTCATGGTGCTTGGCAGCGAAGGCCGAAAGGAGCAGACCCTCAAGACGGATCAGGACAATGCCATCATTTATGAAGATCTTCCGCAAGGAGGCAAGGCCGACGATATTCACGCCTATTTCCTGAGTCTTGGCGAAACCGTCTGCAACTGGCTCGATCAGGTCGGATACAGCCTGTGCAAGGGCGATGTCATGGCCAAGAATCCCAGATGGTGCCAGCCTGCATCGGTATGGAAGCAGTATTTCACCGACTGGACCCTGCATGCCGAACCCAAGGATCTGCTGGATGCGAGCATCTTTTTCGATTTTCGTTTTGCATACGGGGATGCGGAACTCGTGGATGACCTGCGCCATTTTCTGATCGAACGGCTTCTCGGATGGGCGGGCTTCTTCCGGCACCTGACCGAAAACGCCCTCTATTTTCGCCCGCCGCTCGGGTTTTTCCGCAATTTTCTGGTTGAATCGAAAGGGGTTCACCGGGATGCCTTCGACATCAAGAGCGCCATGATGCCGATCGTTGACATCGCCCGCATCTATGCGCTCAAATACGGCATCCGGGAAACCAATACGCAGGAGCGGCTCTACCAGTTGTATCTCAAGAAAAAATTCAAGTGGGACACCTACAGCGAAATCGAACACGCATACAGTTTTCTGATGCAGCTCCGGTTTGCCAGGCAGATTCAGGCGATACTCAACGAAAACCAGCCGCCCGACAACTACATCACCCCCAAGAAGCTGACCCGGATCGAACAGACCATGCTCAAGGAAATTTTCGTCCGGATCGAGAGCATCCAGAAACAGACCAGTTTTGAATTTACAGGATCGTAG
- a CDS encoding AAA family ATPase, whose translation MAVLTISRHFGAGGRTLGEKVAQQLGYTLYDDELIQMVAQKAKVSVSWVENMEKEAGGAFSKFITNLIPRAFMDRLLDDNKGYLDEEIYIDILTKLIQKIGDEDKAVIVGRGAQYVLRDHPDAFHILMVADLEDRVQFMEDHYELSPKQALQIVNRQDKRRMNLYRKFGREDYDNAELYHLVLNMSKLNLDKAVQVVLKLLENGGA comes from the coding sequence ATGGCCGTATTGACGATTTCGAGACATTTCGGAGCTGGCGGACGGACCCTTGGCGAGAAGGTCGCCCAACAACTGGGCTATACGCTGTACGACGACGAGCTGATCCAGATGGTGGCCCAGAAAGCCAAGGTATCGGTGAGCTGGGTGGAGAACATGGAAAAGGAGGCAGGCGGCGCTTTTTCCAAATTCATTACGAACCTGATCCCCCGTGCTTTCATGGATCGGCTTCTGGACGACAACAAAGGCTATCTGGACGAGGAAATCTATATCGATATCCTGACCAAGCTCATCCAGAAGATCGGAGACGAGGACAAAGCCGTCATTGTGGGCCGTGGAGCGCAATATGTGCTGCGGGACCATCCGGATGCCTTCCATATCCTGATGGTGGCGGATCTCGAGGATCGGGTCCAGTTCATGGAAGATCACTATGAGCTTTCTCCCAAGCAGGCGCTGCAGATCGTGAACCGGCAGGACAAGCGCCGGATGAATCTTTACCGGAAATTCGGCCGCGAGGATTATGACAACGCCGAGCTCTACCACCTGGTGTTGAACATGAGCAAGCTGAATCTGGACAAGGCTGTTCAGGTTGTGTTGAAATTGCTGGAAAACGGCGGCGCATGA
- a CDS encoding SPL family radical SAM protein, with protein sequence MIGDRIETLFIHRSVVSEPAVAAIVSRFGLAPRIVPDATAVYRFVSQSENPIDTGKRTLFLTENPGAFIRPCPGTRHYRCCGYQILHIGTFCTMDCAYCILQTYFHPPVLQFFINHDELFRDLDEALACRRFRRIGTGEYTDSLIWETASDLNRRLVERFSRQRDCVLELKTKTTAIGRLKGLDHQRKTILAWSLNTERIIAENERNTAALQARFRAAADAQAWGYPLAFHFDPIVLYEGDAADYIEVIDRLFAHVDGENVVWISLGSFRFLPDLKGVIQRRFAHSGLIYGEFVPGMDGKMRYFQPLRIDLYRRIVDRIRRHAPNTLVYFCMEDERVWEQAIGCVPDPDGGLPRMLDEAAARVCGLTGATGLN encoded by the coding sequence ATGATCGGGGATCGGATCGAGACACTGTTTATCCACCGTTCGGTGGTCTCTGAGCCGGCGGTGGCGGCGATCGTATCGAGGTTCGGTCTGGCGCCAAGGATCGTGCCGGATGCGACGGCGGTTTACCGTTTCGTCTCGCAATCCGAGAACCCGATCGATACCGGGAAGCGCACGCTGTTTCTCACCGAAAATCCGGGTGCCTTCATCCGTCCGTGTCCGGGCACCCGCCATTACCGCTGCTGCGGGTACCAGATTCTGCATATCGGCACCTTCTGTACGATGGATTGCGCCTATTGCATTCTGCAAACCTATTTCCATCCGCCGGTTCTCCAGTTTTTCATCAACCACGACGAGCTCTTCCGTGATCTGGATGAGGCACTGGCCTGCCGCCGGTTCAGGCGGATCGGCACGGGCGAGTATACGGACAGCCTCATTTGGGAGACCGCGAGCGATCTCAACCGCCGGCTCGTCGAGCGGTTTTCCCGGCAGCGGGACTGTGTGCTCGAGCTGAAGACGAAGACCACCGCCATCGGCCGGTTGAAGGGCTTGGATCACCAGCGGAAGACGATTCTGGCCTGGTCGCTCAATACCGAACGGATCATCGCCGAAAACGAGCGGAACACGGCTGCGCTTCAGGCAAGGTTCCGGGCTGCGGCGGATGCCCAGGCATGGGGCTATCCGCTTGCCTTTCATTTCGATCCTATCGTGCTCTATGAAGGAGATGCCGCAGATTATATCGAGGTGATCGACCGGCTCTTTGCCCATGTCGATGGCGAAAATGTGGTCTGGATCAGTTTGGGCAGCTTCCGGTTCCTGCCGGATTTGAAAGGCGTGATTCAGAGGCGCTTTGCACACTCGGGTCTGATCTACGGGGAGTTCGTGCCCGGAATGGACGGCAAGATGCGCTATTTCCAGCCGTTGCGGATCGATCTGTACCGCCGGATCGTCGATCGCATCCGGCGCCATGCCCCCAACACGCTGGTCTATTTCTGCATGGAAGATGAGCGGGTCTGGGAGCAGGCCATCGGATGCGTGCCCGATCCGGATGGGGGGCTGCCCCGGATGCTGGATGAGGCTGCCGCCCGGGTTTGCGGACTGACCGGCGCAACCGGGTTGAACTGA